CGtccttaaattcccacatccccaaatttttacacccccaaattctcacatcaccgaattctcacatccccaaattcccacgtactcaaattcccacatccccaaattctcatattcccaactttccatatccccaaatttttacatccccaaattctcacatcaccggattctcacgtctccaaattcccacgtcctcaaattcccacatccccaaattgtcatatttccaacttttcatgtccctaaattttcacatccccaaattgtcatgccccaaattctcacatccctaaattcccacatccctaaattcctacatctccaaattctcacattcccaaatttctgcgcCCCCaatattcccatatctccaaattcccgcaTCCTCAAAGTCCCATATCCTTCACTTCCTataccccaaaatttctaaattcacaaattctcaacttctcaaacccccacccaaatttctaaatctctcaattttccaaacttccccCGCTCAAACTTTCGTCATCTTCCAAACCTTTCAAACCACCACAAtcgcaagtttctaaatttacaattcgCTCTCCGTGATACATTCAGTAATTTAATTTGTCTATCACTGATATCTATATCAGTTACATATCAAAATGCCAATTAAGACCCGTCAAACCGACCATTCCAGTTTGCACGAGttctaaatttgtatttcaACGCAGCCAGCGTGTTTTTTCCAACTTACCGTAAATTGTTGCTCGAAACAATGAAAATGGATGAAATTCCGAAACGAGAGCGCCTCTCTGCATAATAATTATCCTGGTAATACTTAGAGGGGTAACACTGTAGCCATCTAAAAACTAGGTGAAACAGTAATTGTTATATACTCTCGCGAATACATTAAAGCTCCTCACTTTGATCGTTCacgagtacaataattattctatGCAATAGTCTGTCAACGTCGTTAAAGGATCTGAACGGAAAACACGAATAATATACGAACGACGATAAGTGGATTAATCTTGCGGTCGACGCGACAAATGTCGGTTAGAAAATGCGCCCGTGTATGTACGTGTGTGTGATCGCGTGAGTCTGGTTGCATATGTGTCTCTACCGTTTCTTCTTCGCCATCTTATCTGTGTTGTCTCATTTAAAAAGAAATCGTCGGCGAATCACTATGCACTACGTTTCTCTTTCGCCGTTGTGTGGCCACGATTCTCCCCCGGGGATTCGATATAATTCGCGAAATAGATAACGATCGATACAAGCGACAATCGAAAATAGTTGCACGAAGAAGCCGCGTctatgatttataaaatttctgcaAGACAATAAAATCGCTGCCCCCCGTGTATTTCGGTATAATCAAGGAAGACATTGTGATTGTTCGTTCTtcgatataatatatatatacgtgtgtgtatataatataatatatatatcccTCCTTAATTCTCCCTTTTTTTTCTCCGCTTGTTACGTATATTACacctttcgtttcttttttttctctttttagttgttcattttctttttttcttcgcttttttttctctttgttcCTTCGTTAAATTATCCTAAAGCAATTGACTTTTATTAAGGAATGATCTTGTGCATCGTGCAGAGGACGCACAGCAACGTAGCTAAGGGCCATCCACGGGCGATATTCGGCGCTGAGGATTCAGCGTTCGACGCGGTTATAATTTGCACTGGAACAACCGAACAAACGTTCTCGTTAGAGAATTAGAGTGACATTGGTAATGGTTCTAGTCTTCGAATTATACTGAACTAAAACGGGATCATTTTTTAACCTCTTTGTGCATCGACTTTTGCTCTTTCGAAATTTTTCTGTGatgtttatttgtaataatattgcgACTCAAATTTAacgtaatacaaaataattacagtataaaattttgataaaaaaattctGTGTCTGTGTTTATTCTTTGAGTGAAGTTTTAGGGGCAAATTTTTGTCACTGgattttatcgaatttttattaaaaatatttctactcttgaggtttatttttaaacattgattGTGCCGTTGTTTTAAGacagaataatttttcaaaatttttgatggttttattaattttgagggTCGAGATAAAATTTATGTGGAATCAAGATAAAATTTATAGGAGATgaagataaaatttaaataagacCAAGATGAAGTCTATGTAAAATCTAGATAAAACCTGTATGATATCAAGCTGAAATCTATATGGAATCAAAATAATAATCATATGAGGTcaagataaaatttatataaaatcaaGATGAAGTCCCTGTAAAATCTCGATAAAATCTATATGATATCAAgctaaaattgatataaaatcaAGATGAAGTCTCTGTAAAATCTAGATAAAACCTATATGATATCAAGCTGAAATCTATatgaaatcaaaataaaatccatatGAAATCAAGATGAAGCCCACATAAAATCAAGATAAAGTCTATACATAAAATCAACATAAAATCTATAAACTTCAAGACctatcaattaaaaaatgtatcaaaTCGGAACATTGACACCATCGGATATAAATGACCTTTAAACTTATTCAGAAATGCGTCACaactataaattgataaaataatgcAACTGATACAAACTCGTTTGTCAATGTACTCGCAGCGTGGGAGGACATATCGTGAATTAATTAGCTAATTTCAACTGTCTTAAATGCATCCTGATTGGCGTGGGACGTAAAGCATTCAGAACGATTGCAAAGGAGGAGAAAATGTCAAAAGGCACAGCTTAGTGAATATCAATTGGTCGTGCTTTTATCTTCCGAGCGTTAAGCCACTTACGTTTGAAAGATACTAATTTGGGAACATTTCGTGTTGCAATTAAAAGTTacgaaagttgagaatttaattGTACGAGATAAAACACTGAGAGGTTTAGGATGAAAATGGAGTTACtgcattttttaagaaaatatttctcgtatttttataataaaatttatggttttataatttataatttttacaaatttaaaatataggaaattgaatttttttttaatacagttGCTTTACTTTATAGGtgactaaattttttaaattattcatattgtaaggttttctatttttaatcgttttcatattatacatatatcatgCAGAATAATTACGACATAAAGTATGTTGaatcttaaataaaaaataatgatacgAATCCATGTTACACAATTTTAATTggaattttttcagaaatttcaaacgtAGTCATCAGAATGCCTACGTGTCTCGTTCACAGAGAGGAAAAGAATCTAAAAATGGAAGTTGTATAACAATGAAATTAGATTCAAAAAATCCTTTCCTACAGAATATGCGTATGCACTGCAGGTATTtctcttaaatttataaaatatcgatTAGATGGAAAAAGAGTTACTaccgaaaaatgaataaataaagctGGATACAGTCTGAAACATTTCTACATAAATcagttaaattgaaatttcaaatgatTATACAAACATCCGTACATGTCCATCAATCGATCACATCgtttcgaaaaataaaaataagtaggTCACTCGAATGGTAGTAAAAATTCCATTAAACAATTCCATAGAATAAAATGAATTCAGCAAAAACGTGGTACGTTAAAAATCCCTTTCAAACAATCAATGAAAGCAATGTTTAAAAGAGCAgtgagaagttgaaaataatttaaacagttGTGAATCGAATTGCAAAGATTAGTGGAGGTTTAGTACACTGGTTAAATAACTGATTAAATAATTCCCTAAAATAAAGATTTCGacaaatgaattaattaaaaatatagtgcGTTAAAATGTCCTTCAAAAGTTTAATGAAAGCAATGTTCAAAAGAGCAGTGAAAAgtcgaaaataatttaaacaattacgAATTAAAAAGATAAGTGAACGTCTAGTAAACTAGCTAGAGataaaggaaagaaaaagaCTTTATCATTAAGCACAAATCAGGACACGCTGTTAGGTTAAGTGTTAATCAAATTCGCAGTTTCACCAAGGAATCGTTTAAAAGGTGATTTAATAATTACCCGAAACCGTTTCCTTCCTGACATCAGCATACTGCTCGTGGTTTAAGGGGTAATCCGGAATGGTGGAATAACAGCTGATCTCTAGATATCCATTTTCCCCTGCATGCAACGCGGAAACCTCTATCATTAGTTTTGCCGTCGCGGACATCAATTGGTCCTTGTGATGCGTGAGAGGATAATGATTTACCAGGCTAATATCCACCTGGCGGAACACAATATTAGCGGAATCGTTATTATCTTTATTACACATCATTTACGCGGTGGATAAAAATCTGTTACGCTGTTAGGGTCGAATGAGGTATTCACACTTTGTGTTTAAATGGATGTATTGGACTTTCAAGCATTTGTTACTTTACTCATTTTttggtttataaatttttatgatcgtgaacttctaaatttagaaattttttacagcttttaaaaaaaaaataacataaaagtgtaaaatgtcatttaacataaaattactTATATTCTACTGTAAGCCCATAAATCTGTATAATCCCTTGTACAACTAACTGTAAACCTCATGTACAGCTTTATAATTCTCTTATGAGAGTTCGACTTAAgcttaaataacaaaaaatttagaaatttagaaagttagagatttagaaatttaagtttgatGAGAACGCATGTCATCAAAATACATACTAGCTCCTTGTCAATCATGTATTTATAGCATAAATGAttgagaaatatagaaacttgagtATTATTTGATAGAATAAAATAGTACTTCTGGTATTTCAATTTGAagcataaaatagaataaaaataattcaataaatactAATCTCTACATTCACAAAATATATCTAACAATAAAATCTGATATCAAATTCAATATCCCTGTatcacataacctcaaattgcCACATTGCCAAATTTCATATCCCGAAAGTCCAATATCCACAAAaaccaatatctccaaattccaatatccccaaatttgaaaCTCTATGAATTACTAATACGATATATATACCCAACTATTATTGAAAGCAAGAACTAGTTTGGTCGATATTGTACAATTCTCCCCTCAAGgtaacaaaattgataaaaccgattaaatcgaaaaaattaatcaaattggcaaaatcattaaaactgacaaaacaaataaaattgataaaaatgttaaaatcgataaaactaatcaaattgacaaaattgttaaaattgataaaaccaatcaaattgataaaattgttaaaattgataaaaccaatgaaattgataaaattagtaaaattgatAGAGCCAATGAAAttggtaaaattattaaaattgatagagCCAATGAAAttggtaaaattattaaaattaatgaaaccaatgaaattaataaaattgttaaaattgataaaaccaatcgaattgataaaattattaaaattgataaaaccaatcaaattgataaaattgttaaaattgataaaaccaatcgaattgataaaattattaaaattgatgaaaccaATGAGATGGATAAAACCaatcaaattgaaaaaattaatgaaattaaaaaatcgatcAAATTTATAAGAGCTCaaagataaaatttaaaagaatgaAATGCAAGAAAAATTCTCTCGCATTCAAttgcataaatttctaaatttcagtaAAAATCAGTAATTCGGTAAAGACCGAATTTCGCGGAGAGATATATTAAATGTAAGATTGACAagagttcataaatttttaatttgttccaGAATTTTTTCAAGAATTACGTCGGATATATTCAGGTAAATAAGGTAAATAAATTGATAGAATACTTGATAAGGTTACCAGTTAAAAATTAACACCCTGACGAAGTAGAAGGTTGatcaattatttgtaatatttacttACCTCCTTCCCGTTTATATACCAAGTCAAGTGAGGAACTGGATGCGCAGCCGAGGAGGTGCAATTCGCCTCTAAATTTTCGCCGACCACGTACATGCTTTTCTCGAATGTGATTTTCGGGTTTTCAGTCTGTGGTACTGTATAATTTCATAACACTAATTAGTACACAATTGTACGCTCTGAAAATCACGTAagaacaattatattttaagcTTCGCTCAGAAATTCTATCGATTATCTTCTActtcaaattaatttacagaCAGATGTTATTTCTGTCTAAAAACGATCTCTGcttgtaaattacatttaaaaatatattccgGTCTGTTACACCAATTTTGTGTCGATAATTAGAACAAATAACATCTCATTTTTGCCTTTAAGGAAACTTTACATGAAGATTTTTCTTCTCGAATAATTTTCGAATACTCTCAATTTATGGTATTATAATTCCGTTACATTAATTAAAACGGATTTGATCTGGAAACCAGATAACTTTTTGTTCTACTGCAGAAGATAAATGACCTCTTTAcatgcaaaataattttcttcaacTCCGCAAGCTTCTTCCGAAAGTTTCAATTTGTGATATTACGACGTTGTATTAGTATAATTAAGATGGAATTGTTGGAGATTTTTTGCGACAAatgattcaattattttttaatttcataacgaGAAGATGTAAACTAATTTTTCCTGCGctgaataattttttgaaatatttctccataacgaataattaaaaatatattcattcTGTTTGTACAGTCTCATAACGTTAATTACCATAAATTATATAGCCTGCAAGTCAGATGCTTCCTCATTTTCAGATTtcactataaaatataaaattcgttccacaaaaaataatttttacattttattacaatGACGTTAAAACACAGCATACGCATAATTATACTTTTCCACCTTCAGATTTTATTAAGATAAATTAACTTTCtgtggaaaataattttttcttccACAAATTACGTTGAAAATATGTTCCCTTCCAACTGTGCTATTATATAATTCCGCAATGGTAATTAAAATGGAACTGTATGATTTAGAAACTTCAGGTTTTATGAAGGGTAAATAAATTAACCGCGTGcgtgcaaaataaatttttccgcGACTGATCTTTAAAAAATGTACCTATATTTTTTCACTTTATGCTGATACAATTTCACGAGGTTTATTACCGTAAAATTATACGGCCTGGAAATCAGATAACCTTTTGCACATTTCACTCACGAAAGATAAATTAACACTTTTCATGCAAAATGATTT
The Megachile rotundata isolate GNS110a chromosome 5, iyMegRotu1, whole genome shotgun sequence DNA segment above includes these coding regions:
- the LOC100879109 gene encoding uncharacterized protein LOC100879109 isoform X1, which codes for MPRQPAHWRKFVFVYIFHLFSYATSTVHVQLIAPRYVTYGSTAVLHCNHSVPDASLHKVEFMKDDKTILRYIKDRKPPFLDLWVDGANMEYMENGTTIKLKDVRYEASASYSCLVSMTTPIYTQASEPVHMKVIVPQTENPKITFEKSMYVVGENLEANCTSSAAHPVPHLTWYINGKEVDISLVNHYPLTHHKDQLMSATAKLMIEVSALHAGENGYLEISCYSTIPDYPLNHEQYADVRKETVSVQIITASNAESSAPNIARGWPLATLLCVLCTMHKIIP